The genomic window GCTCCGGCGCCGGGACGAAGGCGCCCACGCCCGTGGTGTGGCGGCCCCGCAGCTGCTCCAGCTGGCGCCGGCCGCGCCGGTAGAGGTACTCGATGCGCAGGACGTCGGTGCGCGGCAGGCGCGCCTGCTCCCGGAACTCGGCTCGGACCCGGGCCTCGGCGCCCGGCTTTCCCCGCGCGGCGCGCAGCAGCTCGCGGTACAGGCCGAGCACCTGCCTCTGCAGCCGGCTGTGCCGGCTCATGGCCTGGAGTGGGGCAGCAGGCGCGGGAGCGGCGTCCGGGAAGACCGGGGTTCAAATCCCGCCTCGGGCACTCGCTGGCGAGTCACGTCACTtctccgggcctcagtttcttcatctggaaaatggggacgGTGGCGCAtgtactccctccctccctccctctcaggcTAAGGAGGAAAGCGCTGCGCGAGCTTCCAGgcatctccttccttcccccgGACGCCCGAGCCGGCCTGTCACTCACCCAGGGTCAGGGGTCCGGCCCCGCGGCCTCAGGTCCCGACGGGAAGGGCAGACGGTTCGTCCCGGCGTTCCAAAAGGATCTCGCGCCATGCTTCCGGATCTCCTGCCGCCGATTGGTCGCCGGGGCCCGTGACGTCACAACGGGAGAGGCGTCCCCTTTCTCCGCCTGTGTCCTTGACCAGTCCGGGAAGGAGAGGGGGCGGGGCGAGAGGGAGCGGGGCGAGCCGCTGGACGCCGGGCTGAGGGGGGAGCGTTTGGCCGGGTTTAGAGCCGGCTgagggggtgggagggggaggagaggggaggcgGTGCTGGGTGCCCCGGGCAGCCGCGGGGCGGTCCCTTGCGGACGAGTTCGGGGTTCTCCGCGTGGCCCCAGAGCAGTGAAGGGGCAGCTCTGGTCCTCCCGCGGCCAAATTTCCGGCTCAGGAAAACCCCGAAGCGACGGAAGGGGAAGTCGGGGCTTCCCTCTCCGGGGCGTCCGGTGAAGTCGGCTGACCACCTGTCTGCTAcaaaggggggagggggctggCTCTAGGAACGGCCTCTCCACACCCGAACTTTTGGGATTCTGTGACTTAGGAGCCTGCGGGGGAGGGGCGCTGAGGGCTGGGAGAACTGGACCCTGGGCCGCGAGATGCAGACTTGGGGGATGGGCcttgaggggagggggaggcaggaggCGGGGTGTCTTTGGGAAGCTTGGACCGGGCCAGTGTGGGGGGGTAGGGGAGGAGATGTTGGGCCTCTGAAGGCCTGGGTTCcatggggggcgggggggagggggcgggagcCCAACTCTCCCAGGAGAGAGGAGTGTGTAAGGAAAGCACTCgtaagggaggggagaaaggacaACGGGGAGGCCACAAATGCTTCAAGTCATTCGCCAAAAGCCATTTATTGACGACTTCAGCAGAGACAGACGGTGCCCTGGTCAGAGGTGCCGGGCCTGGGGCTAACCACAGACCGGAGCAGCCGCATGTTATCACGGGGAGAAATAGTCCTCGCGCTGGACAGGAGGGGGCAGCTTCTTCGTGCTgcggcagagagagacagagagacgcggacagacagacagagggacagacatatagacagacatagggagacaagagacagagtcagagagatggacagagaaacagagggacagacatacagacagacatagggagacagagagatggacagacagatatagagaaacagagtcagagagagagggatggacagagagagacagagagatggacagacagacagagggacagacatacagacagacagggagacaagagtcagagagagagggatggaCAGAGACACAGAAGGTAGGGTTAGTGGGACTGGCGTTGGGGCAATCTGCCATTCTCTTTGGGTTCTGGGAATGGCCTTCTCTATGGGAGGAACAAAGTTGCCTCAGACATTGGACCCAAGGAGGGggtcagaaaagagagagaaacctgGGGGATTAATTCCCTGGTAGGGAGATTATGGGGCTGGGGTCCCAAAAAGGGTCAGGGCTAAAGATCTGGACATGTGGGAGGGGGAGCAGTAAGCTCCTCACCATTGACTGAAGGCTTGAGCTTGACAGGACCGGAAGACGGCATCCAGGCTGGTGGCAGGAAGCCCGCCCTTGAGGCGAAGGTCATCTCGGGGGTCCCCGTTGAAGTCCCCGCAGGCGGCTTGCAGCTGCCCACCCAGGGCTCGGGCAGCCCTCAGGACCACGGCACCTTTTGGCCCCACCAGCACCTGGAGAAGGGGCGGTCTCTCCACTAGGACCTTACCTGGCCCAGCCCAGCGGGCCCTGGCCCCTTTACAGACCTTCACTGGGAGCTGGGCCCTCTGCCCATTCACcttcagaggagaaaaggaagcttAAGGGGACTGGCCCAGAGGGGGCCAGAATGCAGGTGTTCCctgagggaggggggaaattgtGAGATAGGACAAAATCACAGGCCAGCTCTTCCCAGCTTTTAAGGTCATTTGAAGTAGTGGATGTGGCCCATCAAGGTCTTGAGAAGCGCAAGGTGTTGAGGGGTCAGTGACTTACCCAGACCTCCCTGTTGGGCCCCACGGCCACACAGCCATCCTGGAAGCGGACGGTGACCCATGTTTGCGGGGCTGGACAGGCTGAGCAGGGCAGGTATTCTGTGACCACACGGAACCAAGCAGGATTCCGGGGCTCAGCCCTGGCTAAGACTGCCAGCTCGTAGGCACCCGGGGAGGCAAGGCTGGGGACCCTGCCTTGGAAGCCGTCAAAGGTGGTAAAGAGGCCTCCAGGCACCAGGCGACAGGTGGCACTGCCCTTGCCCAGAGGCTCCCTGCAGCTGCGGACACCTCGATCCAGGACGCAGTTCAGGCCTTGGGGACATTGGAACGGCTGGCACCTTAGGCGACCCCCTACTTGGCAGACGCAGCGTTCCCTGCAGCCTGGGAGGAGCAGCGTCTCACTCACCTGTGGGGAGGGCGCCGAGTCAGAGCTGGTCCTCCCTCTCCAGTGACCCACCCACTCCTCCTGTGGGGCAGCTATTTCAAACAGACTCCCTTCTCTTCAGGGGCCTCTTAAGAGACTGCTTTTGGAGATTTAGCCCAAATTCCTAAGTTTAGAGCCTTGGGTGGGGAGGGCTCATAAATCtagtccattttgcagatgagcaaagtgaggccggaggaaattattttatcaaggtcacacaggtaataagtgaaCTTTTTTACCCATATCCTTGAttatctcattttcaaaatggagAACGATCCTTGTAATTTGAGGAAAGATGTTAGGAAGAAGGGAAACCTTAGAAGTCTATAATCCCTGCTCTCTGGGGCAGCTAAGGCTAGTGCATCACTCCAACTCAAGAACAGGTCAAATCTATGGCATCAAGCTTGTGAGTCTACACTATGCCCCCCCTTCCCCATCTCTTGGCAAAttacttctttctgcctcagtttcctcatggtgcaaagtgaggataatattacctatctcccagagtagttatgatgatcaaataagGTCAAGTTCTTAGCACAACACTTTGTATATAGCAGACCATCCTTTCCCAGAACCTTCCAGCTCTCCATTGCCAATGTGTGCCTAAAACATGTTCAGGTTTTCCATCTCCCAACCATCTGCCTTTTGCTGTGTAGGAAGGCTAATATATCTAGAGCCTGACTCTTTAGCTTCATCACAACTTGGTTTCTACCTTAATCACCACCTGAAatctcactttttcatttttttggtgaaTTGGGGTTATCTAagtttacacagctagtaaatggtaagtgtcagaggctgaatttgaactcaggtcctcccaactgTTGTATCTACCGCCTcaataattggaaaattaatcatcagtctttttcttaaaaaaaaaaaaaaattctattgataACATTTGTTTTTACCCAAGGGTTAATTTCTGTCCCTCATTTAAAGAGCCCTCTCTCatgacaaaggaaaatgaaactcaCCAAAACTGATGATGTTTCTGTAGTGAAAGGGAGGAGCTGCATCCTTCCAGTTCCTCTGACCTTAAATCACCCAGCTTGGTTtggaattatcatttttttttttttttttgcctaattaTCTCTCTCCCTTGTGGACCAGCTCAAGACATTGGAGCTCGGAAACCTGTTCATCAGCCACGTGGCTCCCAGGTCTTTGCCATCCCCAAAAGTGGATGCTCGGGAGAACTCTAGCAGCCTCCACTCCAGCACCTTGGGACACTGCTCCCACTTTAACCACACTGTGTTCCTTCCTCTTCCAGCATCACAGATGCCCCCCTGCACCTGATTCTCCTCCCTTTGTAATCATTCCTCTGCCATTGCCTTCTCAAGCTTCCAGACCATTAACGTGGGGCTTCCCCAAGGCTCTGTTGTTTTTTCCCATAGGGACCAATTggcaattttacaaataaggaaactgagtcccagggagGGGAAGTGTTTACTATTTCGTAGACAACAAAGGTGTTTCTATACCATTTTTAGGTTTGTGTGAGTCTGGGTTTaggtcttttttcccctccacatTCCCCACAATCTATAGAAGCACACACCTAGATTGAAAAGATGGAGGGGCTCTCCCCCTTCTTACACATCCAACTCCCTGGATGGTTCTCAAAGCAATACCTTCAGCCCCAACCCCTCCTGTCCACCAGCCTGGCTTCATTAACTGCCTGTAAAACCCAGGCTCCAAGTGTCCCAAACATAGATTACCCTTTTATTAGTTATCCAAGCTGCTCTTGGCTGCAGAACTGCCTCAATGTACACATCCTAAAAGGACACGGGGGGTTGCCTGCACACACACGCGCCAGCCCCCCTCCTCAGGGAGTGGGGAGCGGATAAAAATAAGGGGTGATCCACCCAACTGAGGAATGACTGATTAACCAAATGGGATACACGATGTAATGGAATCTTAATATGCCTTAAGAAAGGAAGGATTCCCGAGAGAGAGCCTGGCAAAGGGAAAGAAACCGCATGTGAGAAGACACCGATTGTATAAATGTAAAGAACAATAGCAAATAAAGGCTGAAATTGAATGCTCTGTAATTGTAGAGAGCAAGATGTGTGGGCTCCCTTGAAATATGTGCCTCCCTTCATTTGGCAGGTCTGAGGTTGTAGGTGTGGAATGGCACATTATTGGATTCACTTGATATATTGGTAGGCAGGTGAAAGTACTGGAAtaataaaaaatctatttaacttgccaaaaaaatgaaaaaaatttttcattattggatttttttttctctttgaagagAACTTTTTATTACAGAGGATAACTCATTGGGCAGAGGAGAGGGTGGGAAAGATTCAGAAATGAAGGTGGAAAAAGATcaataagcttttttaaaaaattgtatatatatgtatatatatatatatatataaattgtatatattctTAATGGgtgggatggggagggaagagCGAGCG from Sminthopsis crassicaudata isolate SCR6 chromosome 3, ASM4859323v1, whole genome shotgun sequence includes these protein-coding regions:
- the SDHAF1 gene encoding succinate dehydrogenase assembly factor 1, mitochondrial, with translation MSRHSRLQRQVLGLYRELLRAARGKPGAEARVRAEFREQARLPRTDVLRIEYLYRRGRRQLEQLRGRHTTGVGAFVPAPEPAPEPGPGGRETRPDPDPPDGGQGARADSGPAAPSGPPR